DNA from SAR324 cluster bacterium:
TCGTATTGTTCAAATGTGTTGCCCTCAAATACCAGAGATCTCATCCATTTGCTCACGGGTCGGTTGGTATCCTGTATGGGTGATATGGGTTTGAAGTGACGTGGTGATCTGATTCATCAGTGACTTATTCTCAAGGATTCTCAAGGTTTCCTGCTCTCGTTCCCAATCCTCATTGCTGATCACCACAAAAGAAGGCGCGTTTTTTCGAGTCACCCGTATGACCTCATGATCGTGGATTGCCATTTCAACAGACTGCTTCAGCGATGATCGAAATTCGTTAACGGTCATTTCCAACATATTCCTGTCTCCCTGATACACATTGTTAAATGAATTTGCTTATCAACGTTTTATTCTTTTCCTATAAGAATTAATTTTTCCAGATTTATGTTCAAGTTCATTTTGTTTCAAGTGTCGACGACAGGCCACTGACACGCTATTCCACCAAGTCTTTCTGATTTCCAATTCCGCGTTCTCCGAAAAACCTTCTATTCCATTCCAGATGTCATAACCAGGTTTATTATTACTCGATGTTCCAGTTTTTTTCTTGAGAATTGTGTTGACTCAGGCTCAGGCTTGTTTTTTGTAATCCAAATCAAGCGTTGGCTCCAAATTGGGCATAGTTCTCCCCGAAAAGTGTTTTTTGGAGGTTTGGAGGGAAAACATGGTTTTGATCGATTCACTGAGTTCCTCTAATTTTTCATGTTTCCCGGGTAATTGAAAAATATGCTGGATGAATTGGACTAAAGAATCCACCCGTGGAACGGGTGGGTTTGGGATAAGCCCAGAGGGCTTGACATACTGGGGTTAGACTGGACACTAAGCAACGTTTTTTCCATAGTTCTTGTCA
Protein-coding regions in this window:
- a CDS encoding type II toxin-antitoxin system Phd/YefM family antitoxin; this translates as MLEMTVNEFRSSLKQSVEMAIHDHEVIRVTRKNAPSFVVISNEDWEREQETLRILENKSLMNQITTSLQTHITHTGYQPTREQMDEISGI